One segment of Babesia bigemina genome assembly Bbig001, chromosome : II DNA contains the following:
- a CDS encoding Kinetochore protein NDC80 homolog, with protein sequence MSSLRNFRSALDSQTSSTARHQAQPAAAKSPLTNKRECVQCILAFLAARDFHPCTAKELLRSPPLQTLLDIWNFLFSYIDPNAHITKENMAVEVPKFFKEFGYPHIMKTSHLRTPTADHQWEANLVALSWLCKLLLYEQECFDKPFEVTKKRHGSPYMGLDFGAHGKATISNTMVAQFVTEQATKHFQLYLKGEENSVQLVEQFHRDVTELVAGVQDSVDGKIRELEELRGQTLELQEELESFARTKEWIEKANVELQRIEELTASVRGTCVQAAETLKRHKQTLRDEEAALAAQEEQNADIEKLIEQQDINKNVVQELNNTIRALKVRIADGNRKIKELEHDIASSKTTAQTMESQLVRLQKALASTHESIRNFLVNNGRHAESWRSLGQLRINPQGINESEILGVEPATYNGVLQDVINKDREATHESSEARTELEQANQHLEALGNEIARETSEILRETSSLIKNQHVEEKDARVQLEASELAAVIRAAANDELVSRLDNRDLRGLTGAQESTKRELEAVEAEVAVAHAQLQQQDAAAQEAWQVFVNRFKEMFQIARSSKESNCHALRGDRRLIGLEHRLFSGGDDTQHEAASETTC encoded by the exons ATGTCTAGTCTGAGGAACTTCAGATCGGCTCTTGACAGCCAAACTTCCAGCACGGCAAGACACCAGGCGCAACCCGCGGCTGCGAAATCGCCGCTGACGAACAAGAGGGAGTGCGTCCAGTGCATTTTGGCCTTTCTGGCCGCGCGTGACTTCCACCCCTGCACGGCGAAGGAGCTTCTGCGGTCGCCGCCGCTCcagacgctgctggacataTGGAACTTCCTCTTCAG CTACATCGACCCGAATGCGCACATCACGAAGGAGAACATGGCGGTCGAGGTGCCGAAGTTCTTCAAGGAGTTCGGGTACCCTCACATAATGAAGACATCGCACCTGAGGACCCCGACGGCGGACCACCAGTGGGAGGCCAATCTGGTGGCTCTGTCGTGGCTGTGCAAGCTGCTTCTGTATGAGCAGGAG TGCTTCGACAAGCCTTTCGAGGTCACCAAAAAGAGGCACGGCTCGCCCTACATGGGCCTGGATTTCGGCGCGCACGGGAAAGCCACGATTTCCAACACGATGGTGGCCCAGTTTGTCACGGAGCAGGCCACCAAGCACTTCCAGCTGTACCTGAAAGGCGAGGAAAACAGCGTGCAGCTGGTGGAGCAGTTCCACCGCGATGTCACTGAGCTGGTGGCGGGTGTCCAGGACAGCGTCGACGGCAAAATCCGTGAGCTTGAGGAGCTGCGCGGGCAGACCCTGGAATTGCAGGAGGAGCTGGAGTCGTTCGCCCGCACCAAGGAATGGATAGAGAAGGCCAATGtggagctgcagcgcatcgaGGAACTGACAGCTTCCGTGCGCGGCACGTGCGTCCAGGCG GCTGAGACTCTGAAGAGGCACAAACAGACGCTGCGGGACGAGGAGGCCGCGCTGGCCGCGCAAGAGGAGCAGAACGCCGACATCGAGAAGTTGATCGAGCAGCAGGACATCAACAAGAACGTCGTGCAGGAACTCAATAACACCATCCGCGCTCTGAAGGTCCGCATCGCCGACGGCAATCGCAAAATCAAGGAGCTCGAGCACGACATCGCCTCGAGCAAAACAACC GCGCAAACCATGGAGTCACAGCTGGTCAGGTTGCAGAAGGCGCTCGCCAGCACGCACGAATCCATCAGGAACTTCCTGGTGAACAACGGTCGGCATGCGGAGTCGTGGCGCAGCCTCGGCCAGCTGCGCATCAACCCCCAAGGCATCAACGAGAGCGAGATACTGGGCGTGGAGCCCGCAACGTACAACGGCGTGCTCCAGGACGTCATCAACAAGGACCGGGAAGCAACGCATGAGAGCAGCGAGGCCCGTACGGAGCTCGAGCAGGCCAACCAGCATCTGGAGGCGCTGGGCAACGAGATCGCGCGCGAGACATCGGAGATACTCCGGGAAACGTCGTCGCTGATCAAGAACCAGCACGTGGAGGAGAAGGACGCCCGCGTGCAACTGGAGGCGAGCGAGCTGGCCGCCGTGATACGTGCCGCCGCCAACGACGAGCTGGTGAGTCGTCTAGACAACCGTGACCTGCGTGGCCTAACTGGCGCACAGGAATCGACTAAGCGCGAGTTGGAAGCCGTCGAGGCGGAGGTCGCCGTGGCGCAcgcccagctgcagcaacaGGACGCCGCCGCCCAGGAGGCGTGGCAGGTGTTTGTAAACAGGTTCAAGGAG ATGTTCCAAATAGCTCGCAGCTCCAAGGAGTCAAACTGCCATGCACTGCGCGG CGACCGCAGGCTCATCGGCCTGGAGCATCGCCTTTTCAGCGGCGGAGACGATACGCAGCACGAGGCGGCTTCTGAAACGACCTGCTAG
- a CDS encoding bromodomain protein, putative codes for MDATDPINSPEGEAVDGATVEPSARALNPGSTVAKSRAVVGECRGELTLQPDEADRINQLLSQENFRFLVYTPQPESSKMWRKPAEYESVRALSERGVGSGSFESRRSKSQFSLKSADSREDDAQTVSSYDASEKRSLRKRKQRVRYYEEFAQDLTDGNYRELRHEKPPKSQREGLKKQHSGSYERQQSQQLYRAVPILSRNLPKLPKDTWEYTAYRMLQAIKYMDTDKWFWYPVDPVADGVPNYPKIVHTPMDFHTITERLHMRQYSNPFAFQCDCRQIFFNAFLFYQPDNVIWQAAEHLAKILEEKLSNTRYLHPDEFHSLLQKGEDAMRATLLEYNEATFLRKNKWNSGSLGLDDAEAMKPLEKRKAAQNHRSKHVIDEYMYTGDDDDDSFNELSSVASADDFMLPMDGGRGRPKGFKKKGSHSKPYGLNRKHKFGDASEESDSGQRVKFVGDFPVPEVGRVLPPPPPALSTMQKASPLDKGITPSQTRTLHVNLSRLAPNQRKAALELIEDDLGILGETFMHDRTFTFDPSLLPVDKQRRVFLYVNAMVKRNIEEMHAEYARRKKPKPQPEIAIHDAKEVVRQNPSEIFDASSSSSSISDVASNFLSSDDFFDSSDDEPVSVNEEAKQRVPDDAPLPEYTPVDEQKSEKVQLTRGIMGDHADFFTHVESPPLNDDGSQGQQGKKSAWMEWKGQAIHHGTVAQENGVEPLSVDEKIAESFDARI; via the coding sequence ATGGATGCCACCGACCCGATAAATTCGCCGGAAGGCGAAGCCGTGGACGGCGCCACCGTCGAGCCCAGTGCGCGTGCCCTGAACCCGGGTTCGACGGTGGCCAAATCCAGGGCTGTTGTAGGCGAGTGCCGCGGTGAGCTTACACTGCAGCCGGATGAAGCTGACCGAATAAACCAGCTGTTATCGCAAGAAAATTTCAGATTCCTTGTCTACACCCCGCAGCCGGAATCCAGCAAGATGTGGAGGAAGCCAGCCGAATACGAATCCGTTCGCGCCCTGAGCGAGCGTGGCGTCGGCAGCGGTTCGTTTGAGagccgccgcagcaagTCGCAGTTTTCGCTCAAATCCGCGGACAGCCGGGAGGACGACGCGCAGACCGTCTCGTCGTACGACGCGTCGGAGAAACGGTCGCTGCGGAAGCGCAAGCAGCGCGTGCGGTACTACGAGGAGTTCGCGCAGGACCTCACCGACGGGAACTACCGGGAACTGCGGCACGAAAAGCCGCCCAAATCACAGCGCGAGGGGCTCAAGAAGCAGCATTCGGGCAGCTACGAGCGCCAGCAGTCGCAGCAGCTCTACCGCGCCGTGCCGATCCTCAGCAGGAACCTGCCGAAGCTGCCCAAAGACACCTGGGAGTACACCGCGTATCGCATGCTGCAGGCCATCAAGTACATGGACACCGACAAGTGGTTCTGGTACCCCGTGGACCCGGTGGCCGACGGCGTGCCCAACTACCCCAAGATCGTGCACACGCCCATGGACTTCCACACCATCACCGAGCGGCTGCACATGAGGCAGTACTCCAACCCCTTCGCCTTCCAGTGCGACTGCAGGCAGATCTTTTTCAACGCGTTCCTGTTCTACCAGCCTGACAACGTGATCTGGCAGGCGGCGGAGCACCTCGCGAAGATTCTGGAGGAGAAGCTGAGCAACACGCGCTACCTGCACCCCGACGAGTTCcactcgctgctgcagaaggGCGAGGACGCCATGCGCgcgacgctgctggagtaCAACGAGGCGACGTTCCTGCGCAAGAACAAGTGGAACTCCGGGTCGCTAGGCCTGGACGACGCCGAGGCCATGAAGCCGCTCGAGAAGCGCAAGGCCGCGCAGAACCACCGCAGCAAGCACGTCATCGACGAGTACATGTACACcggcgacgacgatgacgacagCTTCAACGAGCTCTCGTCGGTGGCCTCCGCCGACGACTTCATGCTGCCGATGGACGGCGGCCGCGGCCGGCCCAAGGGCTTCAAGAAGAAGGGCTCGCACTCGAAGCCGTACGGCCTCAATCGGAAGCACAAGTTCGGCGACGCGTCGGAGGAGAGCGACTCCGGGCAGCGCGTGAAGTTCGTGGGCGATTTCCCCGTTCCCGAGGTCGGGCGCGTGCTGCCGCCCCCGCCGCCGGCGCTGTCCACCATGCAGAAGGCCTCCCCGCTGGACAAGGGCATCACGCCGAGCCAGACGCGCACGCTCCACGTCAACCTCTCGCGGCTGGCGCCGAACCAGCGCAAGGCGGCGCTGGAACTGATCGAGGACGACCTCGGGATCCTGGGGGAGACGTTCATGCACGACCGCACGTTCACCTTCGACCCCAGCCTGCTGCCCGTGGACAAGCAGCGGCGGGTGTTTCTGTACGTCAACGCCATGGTGAAGCGCAACATCGAGGAGATGCACGCCGAGTACGCGCGCAGGAAGAAGCCGAAGCCGCAGCCCGAGATCGCCATCCACGACGCCAAGGAGGTGGTCAGGCAGAACCCGTCGGAGATCTTCGAcgcctccagcagcagctcgtccaTCTCCGACGTGGCGTCCAACTTCCTGAGCTCCGACGACTTCTTCGACTCGTCGGACGACGAGCCCGTCAGCGTCAACGAGGAGGCGAAGCAGCGCGTGCCCGACGACGCGCCGCTCCCGGAGTACACGCCGGTGGACGAGCAGAAGTCGGAGAAGGTGCAGCTCACGCGCGGGATCATGGGCGACCACGCCGACTTCTTCACCCACGTCGAGTCGCCCCCGCTCAACGACGACGGGTCGCAGGGGCAGCAGGGCAAGAAGAGCGCGTGGATGGAGTGGAAGGGCCAGGCCATCCACCACGGTACCGTGGCGCAGGAGAACGGCGTCGAGCCGCTCAGCGTCGACGAGAAGATCGCGGAGTCGTTCGACGCCCGCATATAA
- a CDS encoding succinate dehydrogenase iron-sulfur subunit, putative → MASCNYGLIRRCAARFSPREITFSVFRYGPERYQRPRMQTYSVDTASCGPMILDALIKIKNEQDSTLTFRRSCREGICGSCAMNVNGENCLACLRSIDSCAKPGGQIEVQPLPGMFVLRDLVPDMTNFYEQYRTVQPWLKRKTPKPGEAEFLQSKEDRARLDGMYECILCACCTTSCPSYWWNPEHYIGPAALMQAYRWIADSRDEYTVERMVDVNDTMKLYRCHGILNCTRVCPKGLDPAGAIRKLKAEVEASADESWTAVAASEIEKRNARLLDSGKARSTEGVM, encoded by the exons ATGGCGTCGTGTAATTATGGGCTTATACGGCGCTGTGCCGCCAGGTTTTCACCTCGCGAGATAACGTTCTCGGTCTTCCGCTACGGGCCGGAGCGGTACCAGCGGCCGCGTATGCAGACCTACAGCGTCGACaccgccagctgcggccCCATGATACTGGACGCGCTGATCAAAATCAAGAACGAACAG GACAGCACGCTGACCTTCCGGAGAAGCTGCCGCGAGGGCATctgcggcagctgcgcgaTGAACGTGAACGGCGAAAACTGCCTCGCGTGCCTCAGGTCGATAGACTCCTGCGCGAAGCCCGGGGGCCAGATCGAGGTGCAgccgctgcccgggatgtTCGTGCTCCGCGACCTCGTGCCCGACATGACCAACTTCTACGAGCAGTACCGCACGGTGCAGCCGTGGCTGAAGCGGAAGACGCCGAAG CCCGGGGAGGCCGAGTTCCTGCAGTCGAAGGAGGACCGCGCGCGGCTCGACGGCATGTACGAG TGTATCTTGTGCGCCTGCTGCACCACCTCGTGCCCGTCCTACTGGTGGAACCCGGAGCACTACATCGGGCCCGCGGCGCTCATGCAGGCGTACCGCTGGATCGCGGACAGCCGCGACGAGTACACGGTGGAGCGCATGGTGGACGTGAACGACACCATGAAGCTCTACCGCTGCCACGGCATCCTCAACTGCACGCGGGTCTGCCCCAAGGGGCTCGACCCCGCCGGGGCCATCCGCAAGCTCAAGGCCGAGGTCGAGGCCTCCGCCGACGAAA GCTGGACGGCGGTGGCCGCGTCGGAGATAGAGAAGCGCAACGCCAGGCTGCTGGACAGCGGCAAGGCCCGCTCCACCGAAGGCGTGATGTAG
- a CDS encoding membrane protein, putative: MLLYAAFLLGICLDLLVDPRARWVAAVAPGCRPPHLGCSPLHVLGGRGITGTDFNNPKCLQVNKSQCFVGPGCLGRSTAPTAVGAHRKGSSKGVADGGRRQSKKGQLPQKDQLLNAVRNDRSYGNRANGDGVDGFGRHRYPDGHDHGGGSSNYRGQGGRHKSHRNGTEDNIYRKGKYGSTIGSYMSEMDPKVDRRSTEGRGQKEVGIANGRYDTRAANTRNSYGGKGKATGKFAPVRYEAPGPGRWNQAGRKSGSYGEDRWLTKVYADNRGTVSGSEEPYDNGDHFMEPHVYKSAMGKQPHRGARYGNRVPHVGEGRARHDSANARLTGRNYGQQSRAKNTPAGDWRSPVDINAAISKFNRRLAQEHQQLLRASTERLNPLLSHVAHSNQKNQKLHLSADAQHKIAALGKKAKRMTERVESKQTTSPGQAGKKGAENAMKVVRSLPCNKIQQPDSPQPIKSKPHVASKSKRSVAADQDNDSAANNLHHGGDADRSDPPQRFNTLDISANDFNSLPLDVPGIRLMQCNKAPSAAVDSRQTKNGSPRRISLQEKVQHIKEVGFDGIVDINSLFSVSNQIFHRAKSSFNTTGADFSSLGISNAGLIKALAQKGITKATSTQSKYIPAISSFLSNNEGEYEPLRCMSVHAPTGSGKTLAYLLPLFQRVLHFGTTLPAPSPDAVVNVDDVIRSLGSLFAENILVLTPSVELSVQSHLVCKELYKAYEHNSSAGTVINSAAPKKAVTAPISRSPFSAIGAKILGKIAGVKAGHLNLEHAAGSGDKIAGDDTTNAVDGGATEASTGSSGPRFILDAEIRPILLIGNANVANQKRALKELRSKQQALRSEAIAALRALYSSGASATAMDPSEPIRLRRLVGVMFATPGRAHSLMKQHKSLDVQGTKYCVLDEYDGFLHVKRPPGSGSAAPPTEIENPDVKAVIDAILSGRAGKKPAAEGAPVNDRTGKYVLCLSASRLKDPPSCFGKLSTVTTQNMAGDAAHSGLQTLDDGDADDTRADLVDADAQAEATPPRNILHTMALYSVADAKLALLRKLLQAHPYDKSALVFCDSNGTAQFLESYLRRKFLAADVTVLNCRQGKLARKLSFQSVLQSNAAGAVGAAGKRRRGGGTPLRSVVISNQLNSRGIDFSGFSHVIHYDLPHGRSICFTSHDLADVTSYMHRSGRIGRAGNPGISISLVESRHLPVFRRVICNRLGAAVHNVEVFKGHLSPAVPGTMDVFPSGASFFRSASYWKRFYSNPNLKDFDWYGTLDDFLSSFNRSLSSKVPFDNAAGFTHKPAECVVINVGCGNSVLPFKLHELGYRSIYNLDFCAAVLDEMRLKDQALAMHWLEIDVSSDSYTVFGRDISGVYAGHQKVIIDKAFLDAYISVGEGESLSVARDRAKGYINATLSFMDADDVFLIFSLAQDYVVSELMRNLLLKDVYIDVYPLYGAEPTKAHMIQFLFAIYKRAPGGASARKQCMMAEVPHMPMEHFELSQLMKRIRNVKGALFLGSNVQDYKAGRRLTFDIYPKDMNNEVCFTAAVYDCVDCAGASLPSAAIIVPSGQEHFWQYATSEGNEELACQAGARRVIVLWLKFSSNSSKAAVTAKGFVNPFDACFGDDVLMQYIQDNMSDILLKLSLRGTERVTILKAGESCAVRAPRRLASSLYAGDIVVHEIMAHDEPNDRDKREVLTRQMVFSCGPQTVQSEIKYYVDDAGVEHFFDDSAPSEYIAAMLLAMAFLPGGDGVISVLGGGSGTLPRLLRRTCGGRKLHSVEVDDTVVEIARSHFGYKPDAVASISKHRLVPPPSEDVGLLHVSGDAFDYVDAATAGNVDVACFVVDINNVLDEAADGEASVDLLGKSTLMSPHPKFLDAQWLASVADVLAPVNGLLVVNVLTRSPSVLDSVLCRLSDAFAWVGTLHMPSDTNTVAICMTRAPKDATTVFGSYVSSTYAPLTSRSGGSPVG, from the exons ATGCTGCTGTATGCGGCGTTCTTGTTGGGAATATGTTTAGATTTGCTTGTTGACCCCCGAGCACGGTGGGTGGCGGCTGTCGCCCCCGGCTGCCGGCCGCCGCATCTGGGATGCAGCCCCTTGCATGTTCTTGGCGGCCGAGGTATTACCGGTACTGATTTCAACAACCCCAAGTGCCTCCAAGTCAACAAATCGCAATGTTTTGTGGGTCCGGGTTGCCTCGGCAGATCAACTGCGCCAACCGCAGTAGGGGCTCATCGCAAGGGTAGCTCCAAAGGAGTCGCCGATGGTGGGAGGAGGCAATCCAAAAAGGGACAGCTCCCTCAAAAGGACCAATTACTTAATGCAGTTAGAAATGATCGGAGCTACGGTAACCGGGCAAATGGCGATGGTGTCGATGGTTTTGGCCGACATCGTTACCCAGATGGCCACGATCACGGCGGTGGCAGCTCCAACTACCGCGGCCAAGGCGGCCGCCACAAATCGCACAGAAACGGCACAGAAGATAACATATATCGTAAAGGCAAGTATGGGTCCACAATCGGCAGTTACATGTCCGAAATGGATCCCAAGGTGGATCGTAGAAGCACCGAAGGGAGAGGACAAAAGGAAGTCGGGATTGCAAATGGGCGTTACGACACGCGTGCTGCAAATACACGCAACAGTTACGGCGGGAAAGGTAAGGCGACTGGGAAATTCGCGCCTGTGAGATATGAGGCTCCAGGACCCGGTAGATGGAACCAGGCAGGCAGAAAATCAGGCAGCTACGGAGAGGACCGGTGGTTGACAAAGGTGTATGCGGACAACCGCGGCACCGTCAGTGGTTCCGAGGAGCCTTATGACAATGGTGACCACTTCATGGAACCGCACGTATACAAGAGCGCTATGGGTAAGCAACCGCATAGGGGCGCAAGATACGGCAATCGTGTTCCGCACGTCGGTGAAGGGCGTGCACGCCATGACAGTGCCAACGCAAGATTAACTGGACGTAATTACGGCCAGCAAAGCCGTGCGAAAAACACACCTGCTGGCGATTGGAGGTCGCCAGTGGACATAAATGCGGCGATATCGAAGTTCAACCGCCGCCTGGCACAGGAACACCAGCAGTTGTTGCGCGCCTCGACTGAACGCCTCAACCCGCTGCTGAGCCACGTCGCCCATAGCAACCAAAAGAACCAGAAACTTCACCTCTCTGCCGATGCGCAACACAAAATCGCTGCTTTAGGCAAGAAGGCGAAGCGCATGACGGAACGTGTTGAATCAAAGCAGACCACATCCCCTGGGCAAGCAGGTAAGAAAGGGGCGGAAAACGCCATGAAAGTCGTTCGGTCACTGCCCTGTAACAAGATTCAACAACCTGATTCACCGCAACCTATCAAAAGCAAGCCTCATGTCGCTTCCAAGTCCAAACGGTCGGttgctgctgaccaagacaaTGATAGCGCAGCAAATAACCTCCACCACGGTGGTGATGCAGACCGCAGCGACCCTCCCCAGCgcttcaacacattggACATAAGCGCCAACGACTTCAACTCACTGCCCCTAGATGTGCCGGGAATACGGCTCATGCAGTGCAACAAAGCCCCATCAGCAGCCGTTGACAGTAGACAAACCAAGAACGGCTCTCCAAGGCGAATCAGCTTGCAGGAGAAGGTCCAGCACATTAAAGAAGTTGGGTTCGACGGCATTGTTGACATAAACTCGCTATTTTCGGTCTCTAACCAGATTTTCCACAGGGCCAAAAGCTCGTTCAACACGACCGGTGCCGACTTCTCCTCGTTGGGCATTAGCAACGCGGGCCTCATAAAAGCGTTGGCCCAGAAGGGTATAACGAAAGCCACATCCACGCAGAGCAAGTATATCCCGGCTATATCGTCGTTCCTGTCTAACAACGAAGGTGAGTATGAACCGCTTCGCTGCATGTCCGTCCATGCGCCCACTGGTTCTGGGAAGACGTTGGCGTATTTGTTGCCACTGTTTCAGCGCGTTCTGCATTTCGGGACAACCCTTCCAGCGCCGTCACCCGACGCTGTCGTTAACGTGGACGACGTGATACGTTCCTTGGGTTCCTTGTTCGCTGAGAACATCCTTGTGCTCACCCCATCTGTGGAGCTATCGGTGCAGAGCCACCTGGTTTGTAAGGAACTGTACAAGGCTTATGAGCACAACTCCAGCGCCGGTACCGTAATAAATTCAGCCGCGCCGAAGAAAGCAGTCACGGCGCCTATTTCACGAAGCCCGTTCAGTGCAATCGGCGCCAAGATCCTCGGCAAAATCGCTGGGGTAAAAGCAGGCCACCTCAACCTTGAACACGCCGCAGGCTCCGGCGACAAAATCGCAGGTGACGATACGACGAATGCCGTCGACGGTGGCGCCACGGAGGCTTCAACTGGCAGCAGTGGGCCGAGGTTCATCCTGGATGCGGAGATACGGCCAATCCTGCTGATCGGCAACGCCAACGTCGCCAACCAGAAACGTGCGCTGAaggagctgcgcagcaAGCAGCAGGCTCTGCGTAGTGAGGCTATTGCTGCCTTAAGGGCATTGTACAGTTCAGGTGCATCGGCTACCGCAATGGACCCGTCGGAACCGATAAGGCTACGCCGTTTGGTCGGGGTAATGTTCGCCACTCCGGGTCGCGCACATTCTCTGATGAAACAGCACAAATCGCTCGACGTGCAAGGCACCAAGTACTGCGTCCTCGACGAGTACGACGGCTTCCTGCATGTCAAGCGGCCACCCGGCTCAGGGtcagcagcgccaccgACCGAAATCGAGAACCCGGATGTCAAGGCGGTAATAGACGCGATTCTATCCGGCCGAGCGGGAAAGAAgccagctgctgaaggcgCTCCCGTAAACGACCGCACTGGCAAGTATGTGCTATGCCTCTCGGCCTCCAGGCTGAAGGATCCGCCGTCGTGCTTCGGCAAGCTTTCTACCGTGACTACGCAAAATATGGCTGGAGACGCTGCACATTCGGGGTTACAAACGTTAGACGACGGCGACGCGGACGACACTAGGGCTGACCTAGTAGACGCCGATGCGCAGGCCGAAGCGACGCCGCCTCGAAACATCCTGCACACTATGGCGCTCTACAGCGTCGCCGACGCTAAATTGGCCCTTTTAcgcaagctgctgcaggcgcaTCCCTATGACAAGTCGGCGCTGGTGTTCTGCGACTCCAAT GGGACGGCCCAGTTTTTGGAATCCTACTTACGGCGGAAGTTCCTGGCGGCGGACGTCACGGTGTTGAACTGTCGTCAGGGGAAGCTCGCGCGGAAGCTTTCATTTCAGAGTGTTCTCCAATCCAACGCAGCCGGCGCCGTGGGAGCAGCGGGGAAACGCCGGAGGGGTGGCGGCACGCCTCTGCGTAGCGTGGTGATATCGAACCAGCTGAATTCGCGCGGGATCGACTTCAGCGGGTTCAGCCACGTGATCCACTACGACCTGCCGCATGGTCGGTCCATATGCTTCACATCTCATGACCTCGCAGACGTGACGTCGTATATGCACCGCAGCGGTCGCATCGGCAGAGCTGGCAACCCCGGCATAAGCATATCGCTCGTGGAGTCGCGGCACCTTCCCGTGTTCCGCCGCGTGATCTGCAACCGCCTGGGCGCCGCTGTGCACAACGTGGAGGTGTTCAAGGGCCACTTGT CGCCTGCGGTACCCGGAACTATGGACGTGTTTCCGAGCGGCGCCTCCTTCTTCCGTAGTGCCAGCTACTGGAAACGCTTCTACAGCAACCCGAATCTGAAGGACTTCGACTGGTATGGCACTCTGGACGACTTCCTGTCCAGCTTCAACCGCAGCCTGTCGAGCAAGGTGCCCTTCGACAACGCCGCCGGTTTCACACACAAGCCCGCGGAATGCGTCGTCATCAACGTGGGATGCGGCAACTCGGTGCTGCCGTTCAAGCTCCACGAGCTGGGCTACCGCTCGATCTACAACCTCGACTTCTGCGCCGCCGTGCTGGACGAGATGCGTCTGAAGGACCAGGCGCTGGCGATGCACTGGCTCGAGATCGACGTCTCGAGCGACTCTTACACCGTGTTCGGCCGCGACATCAGCGGCGTGTACGCGGGGCATCAGAAGGTGATCATCGACAAGGCGTTCCTGGACGCCTACATTTCCGTCGGCGAGGGTGAATCCCTGTCGGTTGCGCGTGACCGTGCGAAGGGCTACATAAACGCGACGCTCTCGTTCATGGACGCGGACGACGTGTTTTTGATCTTCTCGCTCGCGCAGGACTACGTGGTCTCGGAGCTGATGCGCaacctgctgctgaaggaCGTCTACATTGACGTCTACCCGCTGTACGGCGCCGAACCCACCAAGGCGCACATGATCCAGTTCCTGTTCGCCATCTACAAGCGCGCGCCGGGCGGCGCCAGTGCGCGCAAGCAGTGCATGATGGCCGAGGTCCCCCACATGCCGATGGAACACTTCGAGCTCAGCCAGCTGATGAAGCGCATACGCAACGTGAAGGGCGCCCTGTTCCTAGGCTCCAACGTGCAGGACTACAAGGCCGGGCGGCGGCTGACCTTCGACATCTACCCCAAGGACATGAACAACGAGGTGTGCTTCACGGCGGCCGTCTACGACTGCGTGGATTGCGCGGGCGCCTCGCTGCCCTCCGCCGCCATCATCGTGCCGTCGGGCCAGGAGCACTTCTGGCAGTACGCGACCTCCGAGGGCAACGAGGAGCTCGCCTGCCAGGCGGGCGCCCGGCGCGTGATCGTGCTGTGGCTGAAGTTCAGCAGCAACTCCAGCAAAGCCGCGGTCACCGCAAAGGGCTTCGTGAACCCCTTCGACGCCTGCTTCGGCGACGACGTGCTGATGCAGTACATCCAGGACAACATGAGCGACATACTGCTGAAGCTGTCGCTGCGTGGGACCGAACGCGTCACCATCCTCAAGGCCGGCGAGTCGTGCGCCGTCCGCGCGCCCCGCCGCCTGGCCTCGTCGCTGTATGCGGGCGACATCGTGGTTCACGAGATAATGGCCCATGATGAGCCGAACGACCGGGACAAACGTGAGGTGCTCACCCGCCAGATGGTCTTTTCGTGCGGACCGCAGACCGTCCAGTCGGAGATTAAGTACTACGTGGATGATGCGGGCGTCGAACACTTCTTCGACGACAGCGCCCCTAGCGAgtacatcgccgccatgCTGCTCGCCATGGCGTTCCTCCCCGGCGGCGACGGCGTCATATCGGTGTTGGGCGGCGGGTCCGGCACCCTGCCccggctgctgcggcgcacgtgcggcggccgcAAGCTCCACTCGGTGGAAGTGGATGACACTGTGGTCGAAATCGCGCGGTCACACTTCGGCTACAAGCCCGACGCCGTGGCCAGCATCTCCAAGCACCGGCTGGTGCCGCCGCCCAGTGAGGATGTGGGCCTGCTCCACGTCTCCGGCGACGCCTTCGACTACGTCGACGCTGCGACCGCTGGAAACGTGGACGTCGCGTGCTTCGTCGTCGACATCAACAACGTGCTGGATGAGGCCGCGGACGGCGAGGCCTCTGTGGACCTGCTGGGGAAGAGCACGCTGATGTCGCCGCATCCCAAGTTCCTGGATGCGCAGTGGTTAGCCTCGGTAGCCGACGTTCTCGCGCCAGTTAACGGGCTGCTCGTGGTCAACGTGCTCACGCGCTCCCCCAGCGTCCTGGACAGCGTGCTCTGCCGGCTGTCGGACGCCTTTGCATGGGTCGGCACCCTGCATATGCCGTCG GACACTAACACCGTGGCAATCTGCATGACACGCGCGCCAAAGGACGCCACCACGGTGTTCGGCAGCTACGTGAGTTCCACATACGCCCCTCTCACATCGCGCTCAGGTGGTTCGCCTGTCGGATGA